Sequence from the Physeter macrocephalus isolate SW-GA unplaced genomic scaffold, ASM283717v5 random_148, whole genome shotgun sequence genome:
TTTCCAACTTCTCGTTTGTTAAATCTCTTAGCTGCACCAGCTCTAGCGATCCCTGGGGTCTCCAGAGGCAACACTGCCCCCTTCCTGACCACAGCACGCAGAGCTCCACGCGGGCCGCCAGGTCCCCACGTCCCAGCGTCAGGCCTTGGGCCTCCCTCACCACCACCTGGGGGCTGCGAAAACGCTGGCCTGGGCGCTGAGCCCAGGCTCCGGAAAACTAGCACAATGTGCGCCCCCGTCAGGAGCTGCGCCAGCCTCTGCTCTAGGCCGGCCGAGTGGGTGAGAGGGGCTCTTGCCGGTCACCTCGGCTCCGGGGCACGTCCCCTGCTAGCGTCCAGCGCCCACCACCAGGCCCAGGGCGAAAACCAGGCCTCGCAGAGAGCGTGTGGAACCACCAAGGAACTCTAGGGCCTGCCGGCCTCCTCCCAGTTCATGCCTCTCCCTCAACTGTTACGAAAACCTCCTCCGAGTTCAATGTGTCTTTAGTGCCACCTAGTGGCCACTGCAGGATTTCCTCTAGCAGAGGACCTGGGTCCCAAACTTCAGGAAAGCTTTGGGGTTTTCATACCAGCataaccaaacaaacaaacaaggaaacaaagtTTTAACCTGGAGTCAATTCCCATACTCGCTGAGGCCCAGCCTGGCCTTCCTCCTTGTTAGTTACTGGCAGAGACCCAGGGGCTTGGCCAGCCAAACCAGCTTAGCCTCTTACCCCCAGGAGCGGGCGAGGCCACCCATTCTCCTCACCCAGCTCCTCCTGGGGTCTCCCCAGCTCCGCAGACCCTCCCATTCTACTCTGGAGAGAGCAGCATGTGACTGGCTCTCAAGGCAGCGAGCCAGGCTGCCTTGGAGTCCTTCCGACCTTGGGCTGCCTACAGTGCTGAAGGCAGCAGATCTCTGAGAAGCAAGTGGTGGCCGCCCAGCCGTCAGGACGGCCTTCATTTGCTGACTTGGAAAAACGTGGCATTCCCCTCTGGCCTCTGGAGTTTGGCGGAGGCCTGAGCCGAATGCTGACCAGGAGAGTCTGGAGCTATGGCTGCTTAGCCAGGCGTCTCCCCCTCTTCAGGGGGCTCAGAACGGGCAGCcaagagagaagcccgcacaggcAGGGGCGTCCGCGGCTGTGCGAGGGACATCACCGAGCCAGCAGGAATGCCTGCGGGCGTCAGGAAAGAGAACGGGGGCAAGACCCTCtccaggtggcagagccagggtgccCTTTGGAAGTCTGTGGGGCGGGTACCAGGCAGGGAGGATGAAAGGTCCCCACACCTCCTGAGAGGCCCGAGCGCAGTGGGTCCCCAACTTTCATGCATGATCACCCGGCATATGTGTTTAAATTCAGGTTCTAGCGCTCGTCCcccaagattctgattcagaaagcTGAGGTGGAGCCCAAGAACGTGCATTTtcacaagctccccaggtgacccTGAGGAAGCGGTCCAAGGCTGCACTGGCGGGAGGCCCTAGCAGGACAACGACACCCAGTTCAACGACCCCCGCTGGGTGGGCTGGGGGTCCAGGCCTGCTCACTTGCGCTTCCAGCACCTCCCTTGGCCCAGGTCCAGCAAAGGTGTGTCCCTTCAGCAGGGATCTGTCCCGCCGTCCACTCCAGTCTCTCCAACTCTTGCAATGGCTTCGCTGCACACGTCCACACGCACATAGCTCTGCAGACCCTGTGGCCCCCACCCGCAAGATgctgacacccccccccccccaacaatACCCACCCACCCTTCAGACCTGCTGCATCGGTCACCAAGTCCACCTAATGACCAGGTCTTAATCCGTCGGCTCCAGTAGAAACTCCAGAGTACTGATTTAGAGGAAGAGAGCCTAGACAGTCAGAAGGTGGCTTAACCTTTCAGAGTGGCCCCCACCCGCAAGATgctgacaccccccccccccccaacaatACCCACCCACCCTTCAGACCTGCTGCATCGGTCACCAAGTCCACCTAATGACCAGGTCTTAATCCGTCGGCTCCAGTAGAAACTCCAGAGTACTGATTTAGAGGAAGAGAGCCTAGACAGTCAGAAGGTGGCTTAACCTTTCAGAGAGGCCTGGCTGGGCTTCCTTTTCAATAACCCACTTCAGGGGTTGGCCCTGCCATCTTCAGACAGCAGCTCTGGCTCCTGGGTCCAAAGCCACCAGCCTCAGTCCCTCTCAGCCCGGAGGCTGCCAcgggcccctccctcacccccttcccctcaCCTCGGTGATAAACAGGACGCACTCCAGGAACATGTAGTCCCTGTGGTTCTCGTTCACGGCCTTCTCATCGACAAAGTGCCTGGGCTCCAGATACGGGTGGTCTGGAAACAGCAAAGAGCCCCGGGCTTCAGAACCAGGCGTTCGCACCACCGGGGCACCGCAGCCCAGTGCCATCTGCACCCACCCCAGGGCTGCAGTCCTGCCCGCCGCCCTCAACGCCTGATCTCGCTGGAGTAATCAATGGCCCTGTGCAGGTTTGTACTCTAGTGTAATAAGCTCCGGTTCTGCTTCTTTCCAGCCATgccactcagtttcctcatccgtgcAGCGGGGCTGTGGAGTGCCACCTGAACGTCAGGACCACCGTAAAGCACTTGGCATGGTGCCTGCACAGGTAAGTGCTGGTCAGCGGTTTGCCGGCAAAGACCCTTCCCAGGGTCCTTGCGATGATCTGCCTGAAGCACggagagcagtgcctggcacagggaagTACTCAACAAAGGGTCGTTTATTAACATTATTTCGTAGGCGGTTAATCCTACGTGGAAATAGACGTGGACCCTTCACCCACTCTGGCTTGCCTGTGGGACAGTGGGGGGAACCCCCAGAGTGGGCCCCGAGCGAGCAGCAGCTCCTCGATGGGCCCCCGTGGGCACAGCTCGATAATAACAGTGGATGATGCTGGTCACTGAGTCAAAAGAACCCCTCATTTTCAACATAAGACCCCGCAGCTGCTGCCAGGAGCCGGGGCGCATTTCACACCAGCCCATTATGCGCCAGGCGCCCTCGCCCCAACCCACGTCACTTTCCATCATCTGCCTCAGCCTCCCCCGCCCGCCAAGCCAGCTGCAGCAGCAAGCCGGCAGCAAGCAGCCTCGTCAATAGCCGCTCTAACGCCTGCTTCACAAGCTGCCACTGTGTGCCCTGGGCaggcggggagggaaggggggaagggaggagggccaGGGTACCTCAGTACCTATCAGCTGCGAACTGCCCCAGATGAAGGGCAGAAACTGGAAGTCATCCAGGCCCCACACGCCCTGGCTGCCGGCCGGCTCCATCCTGTACGTCTTCTGGAGCTTCCGCATAACCTCAAGGTACCTGcacaggagggcagggaagggaggggaggtggcaaaAAGTAGAAAGACAGTCTCAACCCTTCGGCCACTGGGAGCAaaggagcccagaaataaccacCTAAGAGTGTTAACAGATCTCCTTTTCAATTAAAACCTACACGCCTATGTTATGCATCAGCTGATACACTCAAAATTAGGGAACTTCAATTTCTTCTCTCACACTCAGCCTCTTTTTGGCCCAGGAAAGGGGCAAAACACCAACTGGGAAAGGGGGTTAGTGCCATCACCTCCTCCTGACAACTTGAGAGCCTGGGCAGGAGCCGCAGCTTCTCTTGCTTCGGGTTGCCCATAGGAAAGCTGATGGGAGTCCAAGGAGATCATCCCCTAGATCCCTTCGGGAACCGCCCTTGGAGCTGCGGCCCCAGCAGCATCAGAGTGGGGCCCAGAACAGATGTGTCAGCGCCCTCTGGTGAGGGAGACACACCCATGTGCCGGGAGGTggtctgggtggggaggggagcaggtcagagcctgactgcctgggttcagCTGGCTGTGACCTCAGTGAAGGGACCTGatttctctatgcctcagtttcctcatctataaaatggaaatgagcGTCTTCGTGAGAATAAAAAGAGTTGTATGTAAAGCGCTTAGAAGTTACCTCTACGTGATAAATGCCACAGAAGCATTAGCGGTCATTATGTAACATTCCCTTCACTTATTTTTACTTGAATTTGAACCTGTCGGAAGGAGGAGTCTTGGACACCCTGTTCACAGTCACAGCTTGATTAGGACAGGACAAGAGAACCAACAGCCACTCGGGAGCCCCCTCTAGCACCCTGTCCCCAGTCTGATGGTAACAAGGAGGAAAGAGAcccctggctcctcctcccacTGGCAGCCACTCCTCCCGCCTGGCTCACTCACCGATTGAACACCTTGAAGACAATGGCTATTTGGTCGTCCACTCGCAGCACCCCTATCTTGCAGAGACAGCAGAGGAAAGCAGCAAAGGCAGCTTCATGTCCTGGGGGAGAAAAAACAGCCGAGGTTGACAGTCTTCCAGAAGGCGTGGGACTGTTCTTGGTCTCACCAGAGTCCAAATCACTGTTAACTTCCCCTCTAAGGAGGGAGGTCAACATGGAGGTAATGGGGCCTCTTCCCCATCCAGAAAGAACTAGGTCCTTTTAAGAACCACTAGTACTATAATTCTACTCCTAAAAAGGCCCAGGCTGGTGATTCTTAAATAGGCATTCACATTTTATGTTGGAGGTTTAACTCACTCATCAATTCTACcctatttattcagcacctactataAGTGGCAAAAAAATCACTGTCCATGTCAGGCACTAGAGGGACAGAGGCCAAAAGTCCCTGCCCTTGTTTGATAGTTTAAGACCTATCAGGATGACAGACATTAAATATACAATCACTTCTATGAACCTACCTCTGAAGGAGAAGGATAGGGTGATAATTGGAGGATATCACAGGGGGATCCTGACATTAGGGTTCAGGAAGGTTTCccttcagaaataatgtttaatttgaAAGATGAGTAAGAGCTGGCAAGGCACAGGGCGTGAGGGAAGCAAGAAGAGCACTCTAGCCAGGAGAAACAGCGTAtggaaaggccctgaggcaaaaaaaaaaaaaaaaaaaacaaacccaaccgTGATATGTTTGAAGAACCCTAGGAAGGCCAGCCTGGCTAAAGCAGAGAGAGCAAGGGAGAAAGTGTAATGCAATGAGGCTGGAGATCAGACAGGCATTTACAGCCACAGTAAAAAATTCAGACTTTATCCTAAGAGCAATAGGAGCCACTGAAGGCTCCTAAGCATGGTCACATTCTAAGCATGGCCACACTGCAGGGTCAAAAGGCAccccccccttccttcccagTCATGTCAAGTAGAAATGGTCAGCACTACAGAAACCACTGGCTGGACTCTGGGCCGAATCCCATGGTTCATGGTGTCATAATAAACATatttggagggaggggaggagagactaTTTCAGTGACTTCCTGTCCTATTTCTGCAGAGTAAGGGTCCCTCCAAGGGCCTGGAAAGCTTATGAGCTGTTACTTTCCTCCGCACGGTTTTTGATCGCGACCAGCCAgagtccaagccaccatcactcaGGGGCAGTCATCACCCTTGCACAACTAAGAGCATCTGAGAGTGGAGGAAAAACCCAGCCCCTGCTGACCTGGCCACTCTCGCCTCCAGGTCTTTCTGGTTGGTTGGTCTCAGTCAAAGCGCCGCCCCTAAAAGTCTCGCTTGATAATAAGCCTGTTCCTCAGCATCAGGGGAGCAGATGACAGAACTTTCCCATGACCCAGGTCCAAGGGGGCCCTTCTCCAGGCCTGCCCCTGTGGCCTGGGCTCCTCCAGAGGCAAGGGAAGGGCCCGAGAGAGCGGTAGCTCTTGCATTTGCCTGCTTCAgtgtggaaaggaaaagaaaggcgGGCCTATCAAAGCAGCGACCCTCCTCAGCCATGCCTGACCTAGATACAGAACACCGCCCCTTCCAAGATGCCCACAGCGCTCCCTCTGAAGGGCACCGAGTGGCTAGCAGCAACGCGCCACGGCGCTGCCAGAGGCTACCAGGCTCTTTCTGTTCTCAAGGCCTCCGTAAGCGGTTGTCTTGggatacagtaagtgctcaacgAATTATTAGTTTGGTGATGACGACGAGCGCACAGCCAGGCCATCTCTACAAGGAACAGAAGTCAGCTCTGCGCTTACAGCCACCATGCATGCGGCACCAGCTCCCCCTGGTGGACCAGGCCAGAGCAGCAGGCGTCCCTGCACCTGCCGCGCGCTGCACCCCAGCTGGCTCCCTCACCCCACCAACACAACCCAGAGCAAAGAGGACGCAACCCGAGAAAGGGCCACTGCGAAGCCAAGCAGGCGCCGCCACGGTAACGGGTACCTGTGCCGTAGTCGATGCGCGTGGAGTTCCCTACCGACTCCTTTAGGTAAACAGCCACCTCGGGCACAGCAGCTGCCAGATGGGTGGGGACCACTGTGGCCACCAAGTTTTCTGCTTCCTGATAACACAAGAGACACAAAGTGGTGGCAGCAGATTAGGCAGCATCTCAGTGGCCAGGTGCCCAGAGGCAGCATCTtggctggagccaggctgccacAGCGAGCAGTCCTGGCTCCCTGCTCTGACTGCccacagaaggaagaggagggagagcatTTATTTTCACACAACAGAGACCACCCTGGGGTGGCTCTTCATCTGCTGACCCTCCCTCCAGGGGACACGGTTCTGGGGGCAGGATAGGAGGGACCTATAAAGAAGCCATTCGACTTTCCCATCTAGTGACTCACTGACATCTCCAGAGACGTCCTCTTTCTTCACACTCCCAGCAAGGGAGTTTGTGCCCGACGTCCACCAAAGACGTATCCAAGGacgttcatggcagcattatttacagcagccaaaacgtggaaacaaccCACAACTGAACTGTCCGTCAATGGTAGAATGGATAACTTGTGCTACGGTCATACCCTGGAATACTGCGTGGCAACGAAGAAGATCCACCGCTCCGCACAACACAGGTGAATCACACAacgttgagcaaaagaagccagacatttacatgaagttcaaaaacaggcaaaatcgATCTACAGGATAGCAGTCAGAAGAGTCTGGGGGATATCAACTAGAAAGGGGCACAAAGGCCCTGCTGAAGTGCTGGAATGTTCCATGGCTTGATATGGATGGATGCAAGGGTAAAAACATGTTAAGATCTATgaaggggacttctctggtggtgcagcagttgagggtctgcctgccaatgcgggggacgcgggtttgggccctggcccgggaggataccacatgctgcggagcggctaggcccctgcgccacaactgctgagcaacccccgctcaccacaactagggagggcccgcacacagcaacgaagacccaatgcagccaaaaataaataagtaaaaataaattgattaaaaaaaaaaagatcaagc
This genomic interval carries:
- the LOC102979744 gene encoding serine/threonine-protein phosphatase 2A activator — protein: MAEGERRSLPDSSEDIPPATQNFIIPKKEIHTVPDMGKWKRSQAYADYIGFILTLNEGVKGKKLSFAYRVSEAIEKLVALLNTLDRWIDETPPVDQPSRFGNKAYRTWYAKLDEEAENLVATVVPTHLAAAVPEVAVYLKESVGNSTRIDYGTGHEAAFAAFLCCLCKIGVLRVDDQIAIVFKVFNRYLEVMRKLQKTYRMEPAGSQGVWGLDDFQFLPFIWGSSQLIDHPYLEPRHFVDEKAVNENHRDYMFLECVLFITEGLQSYVRVDVCSEAIARVGETGVDGGTDPC